The Intestinibaculum porci DNA window ATGTCAATTCCTGATGTAATCATAGTTAAGTTCCTTTCGATTATAGATTTTGTGACTGTGTTGAACCCACAGGGCTTAATCTGCAAATCCTGGTTCGAAATGCGAGTTCAAAGACTCATCTAACTGATGGTTGCTGGTGAATAAGTCTGCGGTATGATACTTTCTTAAGTAGTCAAAGCTACAGGGAGGGATATAAATCCACATACACATTCACTTTTTCAAACATATACTATTTCTAAACAGTAATCAACTACGTATATAAAGTTGATAGAAAGGAAATGTATATTCCTATTAGCTAGATGAGCTAATTAGAATATACCAGGAGAGTCTACTCAAAAAAATATACAAAAACAGAGGCTTAAAGTACAGAAACTTTATCAAAGGATAGACAATATCCGTACTGATTACATGAACAAGACAATCGCTGAGATCGTGAAAACCAAGCCATCTTATATAACGATTGAAGACTTAAATGTAAAAGGAATGATGAAGAATCGTCATCTTTCAAAAGCCGTTGCATCGCAGAAATTTTATGAGTTCAGAACTAAACTGAAAAATAAATGTGATGAAAATGGTATTGAATTAAGAGTTGTAGACAGATGGTATCCATCATCAAAATTATGTCACTGCTGTGGTGCTATTAAGAAAGATTTAAAACTTTCAGATAGAATTTACAGATGTAATTGTGGATACATAGCAGACAGAGACTATAATGCGAGTCTTAATTTAAGAGATGCAAAAACTTACAAAATTGCATAAACAAGCAAATGTAAGTATGTACCGATGGCTTAGTCGGGAATTTACGACTGTGGAGTGTACAAGAACTTGTGAGTAGTATGTCACTTGTGACTACAAAAGCATACACGAAGAAGCAGTAAGTAATGTTCGTGAGAACTTACATATCTCGATGTGTTTGAGTATATTTAAACACATTTTGAGTAGCAGGAGATTCCCATGAGCACATAAATACAGCTCCCACGTTTTAATGGGTGATTACAGAAAGAAAGGATAGGCTCAATATAAGTGGGATTAATGGAGCAGGTATGCATTATGAAAAAGAAAGTTATTATGTGCATCATTGCGGCAATGCTTGTAGCACTGGCAGGAACGATTGCCTATAAAGCTGGCTATACAACTGATAAATGTTCTGAATTTTTGCAATCAGTGGATGCCAGATCCGCATAATATAAAGCTACTCTGCTGCGTACCGGAAGCTGAATGCACCTCTCAGTGAAGTTAAGCATCTGCCATGGACGCATTGCGCAGCGGAGGCGCTTATTGACAGAAGACTCCTGTCTGTCGTCTTCGGATGGTGGAGCAGCGGCGCAGGCCTGCCTGTACATTTCTGAAGCGTGAATGACCGCATGGACTGAAGCGCGGCAGAATGTTAAGTCGGGAGCCGGTGTCAGAGGCAAAGGGGCGCCAAAGTGACCTCGCATGGCGGTCCGCCTGAGTAGCCTTCGGGTGAAAAGGAAAAGAGGCCTCGTTCAAACGTGCATTAGCACGTTTGGGCGAGGTAGTTCACTATCAAGGTGTGATCGATGTTCATATGGGTGAATACTATACCGCTTATTACAGTCCATCAATGAATTTGGGATTGTTTTACTTTACGCAAACTTAGTGAAATATTATTTGTATGTTCATATGAAATTAACATTGTCAGTGGTATAATAGGCATGGAGGTAAGAGAATGGAACAAGAAGCTAATAAAACAGAAGTCCAAAATGAAACGCCTGCCAAAGATATAGAACTATTAACCGACAAGGAAGTTTGGGAGTTCGTTGCAAAACTGCAAAGATGGCACGTAGAGGCGTAACGCTCTTACAATTGTATATTTCATTTGGTACGCAGGGGAACCTGCGTATTTGTTTTCATAGCGATAGATGTGATACAATAACCAGGAAAAGTGAAGGTGAAGAAAATGGATCCAAAGAAAAATGATGAAATTCTTGATGCTGAACCCGTTACCTCAAAGGAAACAGATCGAGAATATCGTAAACGTATGAAAAAGCAAGCAAAAGAAGCTAAAAAAGCTTATAAGCAGCAACATTAT harbors:
- a CDS encoding RNA-guided endonuclease InsQ/TnpB family protein, with product MQKQRLKVQKLYQRIDNIRTDYMNKTIAEIVKTKPSYITIEDLNVKGMMKNRHLSKAVASQKFYEFRTKLKNKCDENGIELRVVDRWYPSSKLCHCCGAIKKDLKLSDRIYRCNCGYIADRDYNASLNLRDAKTYKIA